The Homalodisca vitripennis isolate AUS2020 unplaced genomic scaffold, UT_GWSS_2.1 ScUCBcl_3961;HRSCAF=9814, whole genome shotgun sequence genome includes a window with the following:
- the LOC124372765 gene encoding guanine nucleotide-binding protein subunit beta-like protein, which produces MTETLQMKGALRGHSDWVTQIATNPKYPDMIVSSSRDKSIIVWKLTRDEANYGIPQKRLHGHSHFVSDVVLSSDGNYALSGSWDKTLRLWDLAVGKTTRRFEDHTKDVLSVAFSVDKPSDCLRQSRQDHQTLEHPC; this is translated from the exons atgacGGAAACTCTGCAGATGAAAGGTGCTCTTCGGGGCCATAGTGATTGGGTTACACAAATTGCAACCAATCCTAAGTATCCTGATATGATAGTTTCTTCTTCCAGAG ACAAATCTATAATTGTTTGGAAATTGACTCGTGACGAAGCCAACTATGGAATTCCCCAAAAACGACTTCATGGCCATTCCCACTTCGTGAGTGATGTTGTGTTGTCATCAGATGGCAACTACGCACTTTCTGGATCTTGGGACAAGACTCTGAGACTGTGGGATTTAGCTGTGGGAAAAACCACTAGGAGGTTTGAAGACCACACAAAG GATGTGCTGAGTGTGGCGTTCTCAGTGGATAAACCGTCAGATTGTCTCCGGCAGTCGAGACAAGACCATCAAACTTTGGAACACCCTTGCTGA